In Streptomyces sclerotialus, the DNA window GGACCCGAAGGTGGCGCCCGACTCGGTCCTGATCCGGGTGAAGGCGGCCGGCGTCAACCCGGTCGACTGGAAGATCCTCGCCGGTTACCTCGACCCGATCATGCACGTGCACTTCCCGCTGACCCCCGGCTGGGACGTGGCGGGCGTCGTCGAGGCGGTCGGCATGGACGCCACCGAGTACCAGGTCGGCGACGAGGTGATGGGGTACGTGCGCAAGGACGAGGTGCAGCACGGCACCTTCGCCGAGCTGGTCGCCGCGCCGGTGCGCACCCTCGCGCGCAAGCCGGCGGCGCTGGACTGGCAGCAGGCGGCCGGCGTGCCGCTGGCCGGGCTCACGGCGTACCAGGCCCTGAAGCGGCTCGGCGTGGGCAGCGGCGACACGGTGCTGGTGCACGCGGCGGCGGGCGGCGTCGGCGCGTTCGCCGTGCAGATCGCGGTGGCCTGGGGCGCCCGCGTCATCGGCACGGCGGGCGAGCACAACCACGACTTCCTGCGCTCGCTGGGCGCCGAGCCGGTGACGTACGGCGACGGCCTCGCCGACCGGGTGCGCGCGCTGGCTCCCGGCGGCGTGGACGCGGCGGCCGACTTCGTCGGCGGCGAGGCGGTCGACGTCTCCCAGCAGGTGCTCAAGGACCCGAAGCGGGTGGCGTCGGTCGTCGACAACGAGGTCGTCGGCAAGGGCGGCCACCTGGTGTGGGTGCGGCCCGACAGCGCCGACCTCACCGCGCTCGCCGAGCTCGCCGACGCCGGCAAGCTCACCGTCAACATCGACACGGCACTTCCGCTGGCGCAGGCCGCCGAGGCCTTCCGCCGCAGTCAGTCGGGCCGTGCCCGCGGCAAGATCGTGCTCGACCTCTCCCTCTCCTGACCGCCGTCAGCTGATCGCCACCCGGTCCACGTACTCGAAGATCGAGCCGTCCGGGTGGCGGGCGACCATGTTGCGGCCGGCGGAGCCGGCCAGGGGACCCGCGATGACCTGGCCGCCCACCGCCTTCAGGTCGTCCACGGCCTGGTCCACGTTGGTCACCGCGATCGTCGCGGTGATCTTGCGTAGTACGGACAGCTCCGCCTCGGGGCCGCTCATCAGGAAGAAGCAGCCGACCGCGGCGACGGCGACGCCACCGCGCTGGAAGCGCTGCGCCTCTGCGCCCGTCAGCCGCTCGTACACGGGGATCGCGGCATCGAGGTCGTCGACGCACACGCGCAGTGAGGTTCCCAGAATGTCCATGGGGAGGAGCCTAGTTGTCCCGGCGTGACGACGCGATCATCCGAAGGGATCGCCGGACGGACCTCCAGAGAGTCCTCACACGCGGCACAGGATCTCGCTGTGCAGCACGCCGAACCAGCCGTCCTCCCGGGTCCCCCACTCCCGCCAGGCGGCGCTGATCGCTTCCAGTTCCGCCCGCGTCGCGTGCCCGCCCCCGGTCGCCCGGTCCGCGTAGGACGAGGCCAGGGTGCGGTCCGCCCACAGGCCGCTCCACCAGGCCCGTTCCTCGTCGGTCGCGTAGCACCAGGCGCTCGCGGAGGAGGTGACCGCGTCCGGTGCGAAGCCGGCCGCGAGCGCCCAGGCGCGCAGCCGGCGCCCGGCGTCCGGTTCGCCGCCGTTGGCGCGCGCCACGCGCCGGTACAGGTCCAGCCACTCGTCCATGCCCGGGACCGCCGGGTGCCAGGTCATCGTGGCGTAGTCGCTGTCGCGCACGGCGACGATGCCGCCCGGTGCGGTGACCCGGCGCATCTCGCGCAGCGCCTGTACGGGGTCGCCGACGTGTTGCAGTACCTGGTGGGCGTGGACGACGCAGAAGGTGTCGTCCGGGTAGTCCAGTGCGTGGACGTCGCCGACCGCGAAGTGGACGTTGGCCAGGCCGCGTTCGTCCGCCACCGCCCGGGCCTGCTCCAGCACGCCCGGCGCGTGCTCCAGGCCGGTCACCGAGCCTTCCGGCACCAGGGCCGCCAGGTCGGCGGTGATGGTGCCGGGGCCGCAGCCGACGTCCAGGACCTTCATGTGCGGCTTCAGCGAGTCCAGCAGGTAAGCGGCGGAGTTGGCGGCGGTGCGCCAGGTGTGTGAGCGCAGTACGGACTCGTGGTGGCCGTGGGTGTAGACGGCGGACTCCTGCGACATGGCTGCTCCTTCGCATGCTCGGTGCGGGCACGGTGCGCTTCCGCACCGTGCTCCGTACCGTACGTCGCTATCTCGGAGTATGAGAGTCCCGTCTCATTATTCGAGCGGGTGGGGAGGTTCAGTCGGGGAGCAGGCGGTAGACGATCAGTGCTTCGTTCTCCTTGTCGAACGCCAACTCCGGCGATGCGGGCGCCACTTCGCCGTCGTAGGCGAGGTCGGTGCCGGGCGCGAGGCCGCCGATCCGCAGCGTCCGCAGCCGGGCCTCGCTCAGTACGGGGGAGTGCTTCAGCGCACCCGTCAGCGCCGCGGTGAGCAGCCGGGTGCGGGCCAGCCGGCCGCCGTGCACCATCCGTACGTCCAGCACGCCGTCCGCCAGGTCGTGCCGCCGTACCGGCGCCGAACCCAGCCCCCGGTAGGCGCAGTTGCCGACGAACAGGGTCCACAGCTCGCGGCGCCTGCCGTTGATCTCCACGGTCACCGGCGCCGCGGTCCGCAGCACCTGCCAGGCCGCCAGCACCCCGGCCGGCCAGGCGCCGATCTTCCCGGCCCACTCCTCCCTGATCCGCACCAGCTCCGGATAGGCGCCGATGGAGAAGGTGTTGAGGAAGTACGTCGACTCCTGCCCCGAGCCCAGCCGGAACCGCGCCAGGTCCACCGCCACCGCCTCGCCGGTCTCCACCGCCCGGGCCGCCTCGGCGATCGTCTCCACGCCCAGGTCGTACGCGAAGTGGTTGTGGGTGCCGCCCGGCAGCACCGCGAGCGGCACGCCGTGCCGCTTGGCGACCGTGGCCGCGGCGTTGATCGTGCCGTCCCCGCCCAGCACGCCGAGCGCACCCCCGCGCTCGGCGGCCCGCTCGGCCGACACCTGGAGCGCCTTGTCCAGCGGCACCGCGCCCTGATGGCCGCACTCGGT includes these proteins:
- a CDS encoding bifunctional phosphatase PAP2/diacylglycerol kinase family protein — protein: MRTVLSTWDHKTFNGVATRHWPGADRVLPKLSRAADHGLLWLGSAAAAAACGGRPARRAALRGVASLAVASLTVNTLGKRSVRRERPLLDAVPVIRQLARQPFTTSFPSGHAASAVAFATGVAFENKWWGLTVAPVAAAVAFSRVYTGVHYPGDVLAGAALGAGAAFAVRGFAPTRAQMAPPARPRADAPALPDGDGLYVVTNQGSGQRTGAHSDQAQVIHDVLPRAEVTECGHQGAVPLDKALQVSAERAAERGGALGVLGGDGTINAAATVAKRHGVPLAVLPGGTHNHFAYDLGVETIAEAARAVETGEAVAVDLARFRLGSGQESTYFLNTFSIGAYPELVRIREEWAGKIGAWPAGVLAAWQVLRTAAPVTVEINGRRRELWTLFVGNCAYRGLGSAPVRRHDLADGVLDVRMVHGGRLARTRLLTAALTGALKHSPVLSEARLRTLRIGGLAPGTDLAYDGEVAPASPELAFDKENEALIVYRLLPD
- a CDS encoding VOC family protein, which gives rise to MDILGTSLRVCVDDLDAAIPVYERLTGAEAQRFQRGGVAVAAVGCFFLMSGPEAELSVLRKITATIAVTNVDQAVDDLKAVGGQVIAGPLAGSAGRNMVARHPDGSIFEYVDRVAIS
- a CDS encoding NADP-dependent oxidoreductase; this translates as MKAITSSSYGDPDVLELTDQPDPKVAPDSVLIRVKAAGVNPVDWKILAGYLDPIMHVHFPLTPGWDVAGVVEAVGMDATEYQVGDEVMGYVRKDEVQHGTFAELVAAPVRTLARKPAALDWQQAAGVPLAGLTAYQALKRLGVGSGDTVLVHAAAGGVGAFAVQIAVAWGARVIGTAGEHNHDFLRSLGAEPVTYGDGLADRVRALAPGGVDAAADFVGGEAVDVSQQVLKDPKRVASVVDNEVVGKGGHLVWVRPDSADLTALAELADAGKLTVNIDTALPLAQAAEAFRRSQSGRARGKIVLDLSLS
- a CDS encoding class I SAM-dependent methyltransferase produces the protein MSQESAVYTHGHHESVLRSHTWRTAANSAAYLLDSLKPHMKVLDVGCGPGTITADLAALVPEGSVTGLEHAPGVLEQARAVADERGLANVHFAVGDVHALDYPDDTFCVVHAHQVLQHVGDPVQALREMRRVTAPGGIVAVRDSDYATMTWHPAVPGMDEWLDLYRRVARANGGEPDAGRRLRAWALAAGFAPDAVTSSASAWCYATDEERAWWSGLWADRTLASSYADRATGGGHATRAELEAISAAWREWGTREDGWFGVLHSEILCRV